A section of the Streptomyces sp. NBC_00178 genome encodes:
- a CDS encoding TerD family protein, translating to MTVNMTKGQAISLQKSDGGTLTAVRMGLGWQAAPRRGLFGSRTREIDLDASAVLFADKQPVDVVFFRHLVSDDGSVKHTGDNLVGGAGSGGDDEAILVDLQRVPVHIDQIVFTVNSFTGQTFQEVQNAFCRIVDETNGQELARYTLDGGGQYTAQIMAKVHRSGAGWQMTALGNPANGRTFQDLMPAILPHL from the coding sequence GTGACGGTCAACATGACCAAGGGCCAGGCCATCAGCCTGCAGAAGAGCGACGGGGGGACCCTGACCGCGGTACGGATGGGGCTCGGCTGGCAGGCGGCCCCGCGCCGCGGGCTGTTCGGTTCGCGCACCCGGGAGATCGACCTGGACGCCTCGGCGGTGCTCTTCGCCGACAAGCAGCCCGTGGACGTCGTGTTCTTCCGCCACCTCGTCAGCGACGACGGCTCGGTCAAGCACACCGGCGACAACCTGGTCGGCGGCGCGGGTTCGGGCGGCGACGACGAGGCCATCCTCGTGGACCTCCAGCGGGTCCCGGTCCACATCGACCAGATCGTCTTCACGGTGAACTCCTTCACCGGCCAGACGTTCCAGGAGGTACAGAACGCCTTCTGCCGCATCGTCGACGAGACCAACGGCCAGGAGCTCGCCCGCTACACGCTCGACGGCGGGGGCCAGTACACGGCGCAGATCATGGCGAAGGTGCACCGCTCCGGCGCCGGATGGCAGATGACCGCCCTCGGAAACCCCGCCAACGGCCGGACCTTCCAGGACCTGATGCCGGCGATCCTGCCGCACCTGTAG
- a CDS encoding TerC family protein, whose product MDVSWTLWVLTILGLSALIAVDFFIGRKPHDVSTKEAGIWTVVWIALAALFGLGLLVFGESQASGEFFAGFITEKSLSVDNLFVFVLIMAKFSVPSHLQQRVLLVGVLIALVLRAIFIAAGAAVIANFSWIFYIFGAFLIYTAWKLIQEARADEEDEEFEENRLLKSIEHRFGVADKYHGTKLFIRNNGKRVMTPLMVVMLAIGTTDVLFALDSIPAIFGLTQDPYIVFTANAFALMGLRQLYFLIGGLLKKLVHLSYGLSVILGFIGVKLVLHALHESGVHVPEISIPFSLTVICGVLVVTTITSLIATRKKTAAEEDVTEDGNENVGARK is encoded by the coding sequence GTGGACGTTTCATGGACTCTCTGGGTACTGACCATCCTCGGTCTGAGTGCCCTCATCGCCGTCGACTTCTTCATCGGGCGCAAGCCCCATGACGTGTCGACCAAGGAAGCCGGAATCTGGACCGTCGTCTGGATCGCGCTCGCCGCACTCTTCGGGCTCGGCCTGCTGGTCTTCGGCGAGAGCCAGGCCTCGGGCGAGTTCTTCGCCGGCTTCATCACCGAGAAGTCGCTCAGCGTCGACAACCTCTTCGTCTTCGTCCTGATCATGGCGAAGTTCTCGGTGCCCTCCCACCTGCAGCAGCGGGTACTGCTCGTCGGTGTGCTGATCGCCCTGGTCCTGCGCGCGATCTTCATCGCCGCCGGTGCCGCGGTCATCGCCAACTTCTCGTGGATCTTCTACATCTTCGGCGCGTTCCTGATCTACACCGCCTGGAAGCTGATCCAGGAGGCGCGGGCCGACGAGGAGGACGAGGAGTTCGAGGAGAACCGCCTCCTCAAGTCGATCGAGCACCGCTTCGGCGTCGCCGACAAGTACCACGGCACCAAGCTCTTCATCCGGAACAACGGCAAGCGCGTCATGACCCCGCTCATGGTGGTCATGCTCGCCATCGGCACCACCGATGTGCTCTTCGCGCTCGACTCCATCCCCGCGATCTTCGGCCTGACCCAGGACCCGTACATCGTGTTCACGGCCAACGCCTTCGCCCTGATGGGTCTGCGGCAGCTGTACTTCCTCATCGGCGGCCTGCTGAAGAAGCTGGTCCACCTCAGCTACGGCCTGTCGGTGATCCTCGGATTCATCGGGGTCAAGCTGGTGCTGCACGCACTGCACGAGTCCGGGGTGCACGTCCCCGAGATCTCCATCCCGTTCTCCCTCACCGTCATCTGCGGCGTCCTGGTGGTCACCACGATCACCAGCCTGATCGCC
- a CDS encoding TerD family protein has protein sequence MTAELVRGQNHVLPRTRLEIRVSAGTPVIAGATLGDERGTVRGVEWIAHPSSHRLPGLEVSRQAAADHRLAVDLDALPDAAHRVTVLLALPLGAGRPGRFGAVAAPFVAVTGLDGTEIATYTLTGLDTESAVTAVELYRRQGVWKVRAVGQGYAAGLAGMLADQGLPEAAELAAAIQEAVASGLARSVAPPPRTPEGERVRHPAGPVPTAGDTLPAAPVPGPSPAPPGERTAPQGADAAGGPIDYAHPRRQTSAPPPPPPAASPAAPGQPARPVAGDATGWSMDERLYNQIWGMFEDLARAVAAHRSAVDFAESRMDQELERTLSDPRSRIGGTGDRARAEAMAKREELTARAREALDRDLAQLAAESDVVEPALPAAYAGWDNPVWHGYRVPMEIPMALRIGDLHLPERAGLRIPLLVRLPLERGIWVDSGRTASEAAAATGGDQLRRLAMETAVALAVRLLAVYPAHEFSVHVIDPAGSGAGALAPLVASGALDGPPAAGAAGVSSVLARLTRRVDLVQMAVRAGAAASLPPDLDPGEQLLMVHDFPHGFDDRAVTQLRYLADEGPSVGVHLMMVADREDARAYGPVLDPLWRSLLRVTPVADDHLADPWVGHAWTYEPLRIPGGSRVLEQVLARVAAARRDGRH, from the coding sequence ATGACGGCCGAGCTGGTCCGGGGGCAGAACCACGTCCTGCCCCGGACACGTCTGGAGATCAGGGTGTCGGCGGGCACGCCCGTCATCGCCGGGGCCACCCTCGGGGACGAGCGGGGCACGGTGCGCGGCGTCGAGTGGATCGCCCATCCCAGCTCGCACCGGCTTCCCGGGCTGGAGGTCTCCCGGCAGGCGGCGGCCGATCACCGCCTCGCCGTCGACCTCGACGCCCTGCCCGACGCGGCGCACCGCGTCACCGTCCTCCTCGCGCTGCCCCTCGGGGCCGGACGGCCCGGCCGGTTCGGCGCCGTCGCCGCCCCGTTCGTCGCGGTCACGGGACTCGACGGCACGGAGATCGCCACGTACACCCTGACGGGACTGGACACCGAGTCGGCGGTGACCGCCGTCGAGCTCTACCGCCGCCAGGGCGTCTGGAAGGTGCGTGCCGTAGGCCAGGGGTACGCCGCGGGGCTCGCCGGGATGCTCGCCGACCAGGGCCTTCCCGAGGCGGCGGAGCTGGCCGCCGCCATCCAGGAGGCGGTGGCCTCCGGGCTCGCGCGCTCCGTGGCGCCCCCGCCGCGTACCCCGGAGGGTGAGCGGGTCCGCCACCCCGCGGGCCCTGTGCCGACCGCGGGTGACACCCTGCCCGCCGCCCCGGTGCCCGGCCCGTCCCCCGCCCCGCCGGGCGAACGCACGGCCCCGCAGGGCGCCGACGCCGCCGGCGGACCCATCGACTACGCGCACCCGCGCCGCCAGACCTCCGCCCCGCCCCCGCCCCCGCCGGCGGCGTCCCCGGCCGCGCCGGGACAGCCCGCGCGGCCCGTCGCGGGCGACGCCACGGGCTGGTCCATGGACGAGCGGCTCTACAACCAGATCTGGGGCATGTTCGAGGACCTCGCCCGCGCGGTCGCCGCCCACCGCAGCGCCGTCGACTTCGCCGAGTCCCGCATGGACCAGGAGCTCGAAAGGACGCTCTCCGACCCGCGCAGCCGCATAGGGGGGACGGGGGACCGGGCGCGGGCGGAGGCCATGGCCAAGCGGGAGGAGCTGACGGCCCGGGCGCGGGAGGCGCTCGACCGTGACCTGGCCCAGCTGGCCGCGGAGTCCGACGTCGTCGAGCCGGCCCTGCCCGCCGCGTACGCGGGCTGGGACAACCCGGTCTGGCACGGCTACCGCGTTCCCATGGAGATCCCGATGGCGCTGCGCATCGGTGACCTCCACCTCCCCGAGCGGGCCGGCCTGCGCATCCCGTTGCTCGTGAGGCTGCCGCTGGAGCGGGGCATCTGGGTCGACAGCGGGCGCACCGCCTCCGAGGCCGCCGCCGCCACCGGCGGTGACCAGTTGCGCCGGCTCGCGATGGAGACCGCGGTCGCCCTCGCGGTACGGCTCCTCGCCGTCTATCCCGCCCACGAGTTCTCCGTCCACGTCATCGACCCGGCGGGCTCCGGGGCCGGTGCCCTCGCACCCCTGGTCGCCTCGGGCGCCCTCGACGGGCCGCCGGCCGCGGGCGCCGCGGGCGTGTCCTCGGTGCTGGCGCGGCTCACCCGGCGCGTGGACCTGGTGCAGATGGCGGTCCGGGCCGGCGCCGCCGCCTCGCTGCCACCGGACCTGGACCCCGGCGAGCAGCTGCTGATGGTCCACGACTTCCCGCACGGTTTCGACGACCGCGCCGTCACCCAGCTGCGCTATCTCGCGGACGAGGGCCCCTCGGTGGGCGTGCACCTGATGATGGTGGCCGACCGGGAGGACGCCCGCGCCTACGGCCCGGTGCTCGACCCCCTGTGGCGCTCCCTGCTGCGCGTCACCCCCGTGGCCGACGACCACCTCGCCGACCCCTGGGTGGGGCACGCGTGGACGTACGAGCCCCTTCGGATCCCTGGGGGCAGCCGCGTCCTGGAACAGGTCCTCGCGCGGGTGGCGGCGGCCCGGCGAGACGGCCGCCACTGA